A genome region from Setaria italica strain Yugu1 chromosome III, Setaria_italica_v2.0, whole genome shotgun sequence includes the following:
- the LOC101768896 gene encoding EID1-like F-box protein 3 codes for MGERGPTMRRLSGASNGGSGGGGNAGGGSGAAASGQWEEGGGNAARIRGVNSGIMDEKVLELVFRALNWDPQSLCVVARVSRRLRAVAERVLWRELCVSRAPRMVAALTGGAPASAPAAGRIGGGWPALAKLLLFCCGAAGAAVPGHFAPVSRFSKTSGRSFLSRRCAGDLLYVSDPCEHAVAGAADDVGAYRGVFRGFMRSRTRAWLVGHRAPLEPRVRCPYCGARVWSMTAAGLAPRSASRRLGANEGQLEYFVCVSGHLHGSCWLARLSDSDGAGHGGSDADDASADEDEDKL; via the coding sequence ATGGGCGAGAGGGGCCCGACCATGAGGCGGCTGAGCGGGGCGTcgaacggcggcagcggcggcggcggcaatgcgGGAGggggctccggcgccgccgcctccgggcagtgggaggagggcggcggcaatGCGGCGCGGATCCGCGGCGTCAACTCGGGGATCATGGACGAGAAGGTGCTGGAGCTGGTGTTCCGCGCGCTCAACTGGGACCCGCAGTCGCTGTGCGTGGTGGCGCGGGTGAGCCGGCGGCTGCGCGCCGTGGCGGAGCGCGTGCTGTGGCGGGAGCTCTGCGTCTCCCGGGCGCCGCGGATGGTGGCGGCGCTGACAGGCGGCGCCCCCgcgtcggcccccgccgccgggcggATCGGCGGCGGGTGGCCGGCGCTGGCGAAGCTGCTCCTCTTCTGCTGCGGCGCGGCGGGTGCGGCGGTTCCCGGCCACTTCGCGCCCGTGTCCCGCTTCTCCAAGACGTCCGGGCGGAGCTTCCTGTCGCGGCGGTGCGCGGGGGACCTGCTGTACGTGTCGGACCCCTGCGAGCAcgcggtggccggcgccgccgacgacgtGGGCGCCTACCGCGGCGTGTTCCGCGGGTTCATGCGGTCCCGGACGCGGGCGTGGCTGGTGGGCCACCGCGCGCCGCTGGAGCCCCGGGTACGCTGCCCCTACTGCGGCGCGCGCGTCTGGAGCATGACGGCCGCGGGGCTCGCCCCGCGGAGCGCGTCGCGGCGGCTCGGCGCCAACGAGGGCCAGCTCGAGTACTTCGTCTGCGTCAGCGGCCACCTCCACGGCAGCTGCTGGCTCGCGCGCCTCTCCGACAGCGacggcgccgggcacggcggctccgacgccgacgacgcgtccgccgacgaggacgaagacaaGCTGTGA